From Anaerolineae bacterium, the proteins below share one genomic window:
- a CDS encoding Dipeptide transport system permease protein DppC: MDAWQRLKRNLGELWKSFRSNRMGLLGLGLVLSALAIATLAPWLTPYHPQQVIRDENGRGLTFAPPSVHPPLGTDDGGHDVWAQLVYGARISLMVGFLAGFIAMFVGSFLGILAGYFGGWLDNLLMRITDVLLVIPDLPLMLVLVATIRQVQLKISPLTVLILVIGLLYWTSTARLVRSQVLSIKERQFVARARAIGAGHAHIIWRHILPQIMPLIVANTVLILSTAILIESGLAFLGLGDPTKPSWGTMLNFAFDRNAISNGAWWFYLPPGLAIVWVSLGCVLLGNVLEEMLNPRLSGHHLEGEAHIVKLGESE; this comes from the coding sequence ATGGATGCATGGCAGCGTTTGAAACGCAATCTTGGTGAGCTGTGGAAATCCTTCCGGAGCAACCGCATGGGGCTACTCGGGTTGGGATTGGTGCTGTCGGCATTGGCGATTGCGACCCTTGCCCCCTGGTTGACGCCTTATCATCCTCAGCAGGTGATTCGAGACGAAAATGGACGGGGCTTGACGTTTGCGCCGCCCTCTGTTCATCCACCGTTAGGTACCGACGACGGCGGGCACGATGTCTGGGCGCAACTGGTTTATGGGGCGCGCATCTCTCTGATGGTGGGCTTTTTAGCCGGGTTTATTGCCATGTTTGTGGGCAGTTTCCTGGGCATTCTGGCAGGCTACTTCGGAGGCTGGCTGGATAATCTCTTAATGCGCATCACCGATGTTTTACTGGTGATTCCTGACCTGCCCTTGATGTTGGTTTTGGTGGCAACCATCCGACAGGTGCAACTGAAGATCTCGCCTCTCACCGTCTTGATTCTGGTTATCGGGCTGTTATACTGGACGAGCACAGCCCGTCTGGTGCGCTCACAAGTCTTGAGCATAAAAGAGCGACAGTTTGTCGCCAGGGCGCGCGCAATTGGCGCTGGACATGCTCACATTATCTGGAGGCATATCCTGCCTCAAATAATGCCATTGATTGTCGCCAATACGGTTTTAATTCTCTCGACGGCTATCTTGATCGAATCGGGGTTAGCCTTTCTGGGCTTGGGCGATCCAACCAAACCCTCCTGGGGAACGATGTTGAACTTCGCTTTCGACCGCAACGCCATCAGCAATGGCGCCTGGTGGTTTTACCTGCCGCCAGGTCTGGCTATTGTGTGGGTTTCTCTGGGATGTGTCTTATTGGGCAACGTCCTCGAAGAGATGCTCAATCCCCGCCTGAGTGGTCACCATCTGGAGGGAGAAGCCCATATTGTAAAGCTGGGAGAATCTGAGTGA
- a CDS encoding Oligopeptide transport ATP-binding protein OppD, with translation MTEPLLSVRHLTTRFEVAPRTHACALEDVSFDVYPFQTLGLVGESGCGKSTTLMSVLRLLPPNARISGQVFFKGVDLLTLSEQEMRAYRWKELALIFQSAMNALNPVLRVDEQILEAILLHRLMPREQAWQRVQELLDLVGIAPQRGRQYPFQFSGGMRQRAMIAMALSCSPSLLFADEPTTALDVMIQAQVLELLKDIQKRLGLAIVLVTHDLGVVAELCDQVVVLYGGKVAEYGSVDQIYNSPRHPYTQKLLESFPDIHRPGSALASIPGTPPRLTDLPPGCRFEPRCFARLERCRHESPALHEVAENHFAACHLLEKSTTL, from the coding sequence GTGACTGAGCCGCTCCTTTCAGTCCGTCACTTGACTACGCGCTTTGAGGTTGCGCCGCGAACCCATGCCTGTGCTCTGGAAGATGTCTCCTTTGACGTATATCCCTTTCAAACCCTTGGTTTGGTAGGGGAATCGGGCTGTGGCAAAAGCACAACCCTGATGTCCGTCTTGCGCTTGTTGCCTCCAAACGCTCGGATCAGCGGACAGGTGTTCTTCAAAGGGGTAGATTTACTCACTCTCAGCGAACAAGAGATGCGTGCCTACCGATGGAAGGAACTGGCATTGATCTTCCAGAGTGCGATGAACGCTCTCAATCCGGTACTGCGCGTCGATGAACAAATCCTGGAGGCTATCCTTTTGCATCGCCTGATGCCGCGCGAACAAGCCTGGCAACGGGTGCAGGAATTACTCGATCTGGTAGGCATCGCTCCGCAGCGTGGTCGTCAATACCCCTTCCAGTTTTCGGGAGGCATGCGCCAACGGGCGATGATCGCCATGGCTCTATCTTGTTCGCCCAGCTTGTTGTTTGCCGATGAGCCAACCACCGCTTTAGATGTGATGATTCAGGCTCAGGTTTTGGAATTGCTCAAGGACATTCAAAAAAGACTGGGGCTGGCAATTGTTCTGGTCACCCATGATCTGGGTGTGGTTGCCGAACTCTGCGATCAGGTTGTTGTTCTATACGGCGGAAAGGTAGCGGAATACGGCAGTGTGGATCAGATCTATAATTCTCCCCGGCATCCTTATACCCAGAAGTTGCTCGAGTCATTTCCCGATATTCATCGCCCTGGTTCTGCGCTTGCCTCGATTCCCGGCACGCCGCCGCGGCTGACCGACTTGCCGCCGGGTTGCCGCTTTGAGCCGCGCTGTTTTGCCCGCCTGGAACGCTGCCGTCATGAGTCCCCAGCGTTGCACGAAGTCGCCGAGAACCACTTTGCCGCCTGCCATCTTTTAGAGAAAAGCACCACCTTATGA
- a CDS encoding Oligopeptide transport system permease protein OppB, translating into MGSGNYLLRKFAFALLTIFIVVIINFVLFRILPGDPVRAVIGRNVKISAEVQQSLREQFGLDKPVFPDQFLMTMKQWASGNLGVSWSLRRPVAEILLSKLWNTILLIGLGQILAIFFGVLLGLLAGWKRKTALDTGALVFSLIAWATPTFWLGIILLAAGSTWLGLPTGGILSPQNVGKPLYTVLPDLAVHLILPTLTLTILYLGEYMLIMRSSIVETLSEDYILTAKAKGLNQWQILWRHALKNAMLPIVTIIALNLGFTVSGAIYIETVFSYDGLGKLFQTALTKQDYPLLQGAFLLLAVSVIIANMLADILYTILDPRVKAT; encoded by the coding sequence TTGGGCAGCGGTAATTACCTCCTTCGAAAATTTGCTTTTGCGCTGTTGACAATTTTCATTGTCGTCATCATCAACTTTGTCTTGTTTCGCATTCTGCCCGGTGACCCGGTGCGGGCGGTTATCGGGCGGAATGTCAAAATTTCAGCCGAGGTCCAACAATCGCTGCGTGAACAGTTTGGGCTGGATAAGCCGGTCTTTCCCGATCAATTTCTGATGACAATGAAACAATGGGCAAGCGGCAATTTAGGTGTCTCCTGGTCATTGCGTCGCCCGGTGGCAGAAATCCTCTTGTCAAAATTATGGAACACGATCCTGCTCATCGGTTTGGGACAGATTCTGGCGATTTTCTTTGGCGTCTTGTTGGGCTTACTGGCGGGGTGGAAGCGAAAAACTGCGCTGGACACTGGCGCCCTGGTCTTTTCGCTGATTGCCTGGGCAACGCCAACCTTTTGGCTGGGGATCATCCTGCTGGCAGCTGGTAGCACCTGGCTGGGGTTGCCAACCGGCGGCATCCTCAGTCCCCAAAATGTCGGTAAACCTCTGTATACTGTTCTACCCGACCTCGCCGTTCACCTGATCCTGCCAACGTTGACGCTGACCATCCTTTACCTGGGGGAATACATGCTGATCATGCGCTCTTCCATTGTGGAGACCCTGAGTGAGGACTATATTTTGACTGCCAAAGCCAAGGGGTTAAACCAGTGGCAAATCCTTTGGCGTCATGCTCTGAAAAATGCTATGCTGCCGATCGTAACCATCATCGCCCTCAACCTTGGTTTCACCGTTTCGGGGGCAATCTATATCGAAACCGTGTTCTCGTATGATGGTCTGGGGAAGCTTTTCCAGACTGCTCTCACCAAGCAAGACTACCCTCTCTTGCAGGGTGCCTTTTTGCTGCTGGCGGTGAGCGTGATTATTGCCAATATGCTTGCCGACATTCTGTACACCATTCTCGATCCGCGGGTCAAAGCCACCTAG